One genomic window of Etheostoma spectabile isolate EspeVRDwgs_2016 chromosome 5, UIUC_Espe_1.0, whole genome shotgun sequence includes the following:
- the LOC116688869 gene encoding gamma-crystallin M3-like isoform X2, with amino-acid sequence MTMGKIIFYEERNFQGRSYECMSDCSDTSSYLSRCHSCKVESGCFMVYDRPNYMGNQYFMKRGEYADYMSMMGMRDCIRSCRMIPMHRGQFRMKIYERENFGGQSHELMDDCDNIQDRYRMSDCQSCHVMDGHWLMYEQPHYRGRQMYMRPGEYRSFRDLGMSGMRFMSMKRIMDM; translated from the exons ATGACCATGGGCAAG atCATCTTCTACGAGGAGAGGAACTTCCAGGGTCGTTCCTATGAGTGCATGAGCGACTGCTCTGACACGTCCTCCTACCTGAGCAGGTGCCACTCCTGCAAGGTGGAGAGTGGCTGCTTCATGGTCTACGACCGCCCCAACTACATGGGAAACCAGTACTTCATGAAGAGGGGCGAGTACGCTGACTACATGAGCATGATGGGAATGAGGGACTGCATCAGGTCTTGCCGTATGATCCCCATG cacagaggtCAGTTCAGGATGAAGATCTACGAGAGGGAGAACTTCGGTGGTCAGAGTCACGAGCTGATGGACGACTGTGACAACATCCAGGACCGTTACCGTATGTCCGACTGCCAGTCCTGCCACGTGATGGACGGCCACTGGCTGATGTACGAGCAGCCCCACTACAGAGGCAGGCAGATGTACATGAGGCCCGGAGAGTACAGGAGCTTCAGGGACTTGGGCATGAGTGGCATGAGGTTCATGAGCATGAAGCGTATCATGGACatgtaa
- the LOC116688869 gene encoding gamma-crystallin M3-like isoform X1, whose product MGKIIFYEERNFQGRSYECMSDCSDTSSYLSRCHSCKVESGCFMVYDRPNYMGNQYFMKRGEYADYMSMMGMRDCIRSCRMIPMHRGQFRMKIYERENFGGQSHELMDDCDNIQDRYRMSDCQSCHVMDGHWLMYEQPHYRGRQMYMRPGEYRSFRDLGMSGMRFMSMKRIMDM is encoded by the exons atCATCTTCTACGAGGAGAGGAACTTCCAGGGTCGTTCCTATGAGTGCATGAGCGACTGCTCTGACACGTCCTCCTACCTGAGCAGGTGCCACTCCTGCAAGGTGGAGAGTGGCTGCTTCATGGTCTACGACCGCCCCAACTACATGGGAAACCAGTACTTCATGAAGAGGGGCGAGTACGCTGACTACATGAGCATGATGGGAATGAGGGACTGCATCAGGTCTTGCCGTATGATCCCCATG cacagaggtCAGTTCAGGATGAAGATCTACGAGAGGGAGAACTTCGGTGGTCAGAGTCACGAGCTGATGGACGACTGTGACAACATCCAGGACCGTTACCGTATGTCCGACTGCCAGTCCTGCCACGTGATGGACGGCCACTGGCTGATGTACGAGCAGCCCCACTACAGAGGCAGGCAGATGTACATGAGGCCCGGAGAGTACAGGAGCTTCAGGGACTTGGGCATGAGTGGCATGAGGTTCATGAGCATGAAGCGTATCATGGACatgtaa